One part of the Cetobacterium somerae ATCC BAA-474 genome encodes these proteins:
- a CDS encoding metallophosphoesterase family protein, producing the protein MKILAVSDEATLERYSPEILKEMFKDIELIISCGDVSNKYLDYLFTVLNKELVYVNGNHIYAGDHDISFCKNIDGGENCTVKGIKIVGFDGSQRYSMGAHQYSEKDVFFMVMKSYVKTMFKTVDLVISHSPIGGINEGDDPIHKGFNSYRKAIDLLKPKYWLHGHIHLKSHHEIQEGQFENTRIINVFGYKVLDLDFS; encoded by the coding sequence ATGAAGATACTTGCAGTTAGTGATGAAGCAACGTTGGAGAGATATTCTCCTGAAATTTTAAAAGAGATGTTTAAAGATATAGAATTAATAATATCTTGTGGAGATGTTAGTAACAAATATTTAGATTACCTTTTTACTGTTTTAAACAAAGAGCTAGTTTATGTTAATGGAAACCATATATACGCAGGGGATCACGATATAAGTTTTTGTAAAAATATAGATGGAGGAGAAAATTGTACGGTAAAAGGAATAAAAATTGTTGGATTTGATGGAAGTCAAAGATATTCAATGGGAGCACATCAATATAGCGAAAAAGATGTTTTTTTTATGGTTATGAAAAGTTATGTTAAAACAATGTTTAAAACAGTTGATTTAGTTATTAGTCATTCACCTATTGGGGGGATAAACGAAGGTGATGATCCAATACATAAAGGTTTTAATAGTTATAGAAAAGCAATTGATCTTTTAAAGCCAAAATATTGGTTACATGGACATATCCATTTAAAAAGTCACCATGAGATTCAAGAGGGCCAATTTGAAAATACAAGAATAATAAATGTATTTGGATATAAGGTCTTAGATTTGGATTTCTCCTAG